In Vibrio sp. JC009, a single window of DNA contains:
- a CDS encoding FadR/GntR family transcriptional regulator: protein MLSSFGAIAGSKRSLHVQVAREIARSIISGKLPEGSVIPGEMALCEQFGVSRTALREAVKLLTSKGLLESRPKIGTRVVERAKWNFLDSQLIEWMEGLMDVDEFCIRFLGLRRAIEPEACALAARHATAEQRMELSSVFQEMVDVANADEFDAEKWTDIDMQFHKLIFSSTGNDFFLPFGNILSTMFVNFIRHSSEEGSTCIKEHQEIYNAIMAGDSEKARDASASHLQATKHRLPEEAA, encoded by the coding sequence ATTTTGAGTAGTTTTGGCGCAATTGCGGGTTCTAAACGCAGCTTGCACGTTCAGGTGGCAAGAGAAATAGCGAGAAGCATTATTTCGGGAAAGCTACCTGAAGGCAGCGTGATCCCCGGAGAAATGGCGCTTTGCGAGCAGTTTGGGGTTAGCCGGACTGCATTGCGTGAAGCAGTAAAATTATTGACATCAAAGGGGCTGCTGGAGTCCCGGCCGAAAATTGGTACCCGCGTTGTTGAACGGGCTAAGTGGAACTTCCTCGACTCTCAGCTTATCGAGTGGATGGAAGGCCTGATGGATGTGGATGAGTTCTGTATTCGCTTTTTGGGTCTTCGCAGGGCAATTGAGCCAGAAGCGTGCGCGCTTGCTGCAAGGCATGCAACGGCAGAGCAGCGAATGGAGCTCTCTTCTGTTTTTCAGGAAATGGTGGATGTTGCCAACGCGGATGAGTTTGATGCCGAGAAGTGGACAGATATTGATATGCAGTTCCACAAGCTGATTTTCTCATCCACAGGAAATGATTTCTTCCTGCCTTTCGGCAATATTCTGTCAACTATGTTTGTTAACTTTATCCGTCACTCTTCGGAAGAGGGAAGTACCTGCATCAAAGAGCACCAGGAAATCTACAATGCCATCATGGCTGGTGACTCGGAAAAAGCACGTGACGCATCAGCATCTCACCTTCAGGCTACAAAACACCGTCTGCCGGAAGAAGCTGCATAA
- a CDS encoding diguanylate cyclase, which produces MPELNIDSTYGVVIIKDFKAVHADDNYARIFGYESAEELLSSISSFLDLIDPEYHDSVRKNFYRMLSGEITPKGKTFTNYDRNGRKFSVFTVDHVIEWEGEPAIQVTVIDLSMVEEANRRIRENDLKYKRLITTSGQGILVHRNFKPLMVNQAWVDLMHAPSIDYVINNVNVFDFIPDDARELALTRYDDIIRGKVEGFHHITENTCFDGKQRYFNVYDNLIDWDGEPAIQAVIEDVTEKVKLEQELEYKATHDQLTDLLNREAIFKWLNDSQSTKGALACLLIDIDDFKSVNDSYGHFSGDMIIQSIAGQCRDFVGENGVVGRWGGEEFIVFIPGITKEEAIEKAEALRKKCKLRSYEVDGHKIRRTISVGVAHQNKPNEDIIKRIPTSDKTRINKLIRKADQKLYEAKAKGRNRVEC; this is translated from the coding sequence ATGCCTGAACTTAATATTGATTCAACATATGGTGTAGTAATCATCAAGGACTTTAAGGCCGTTCACGCGGACGATAATTACGCCCGTATCTTTGGCTATGAGTCTGCGGAAGAGCTGCTTTCCAGTATCAGCTCCTTTTTGGATCTTATCGATCCTGAGTATCATGATTCCGTCAGGAAAAACTTTTATCGGATGCTCAGTGGAGAAATCACGCCAAAAGGGAAAACTTTTACTAACTACGATCGTAATGGCAGGAAGTTCAGTGTATTTACCGTAGATCATGTAATTGAATGGGAAGGAGAACCGGCTATACAGGTTACGGTTATCGACCTCTCCATGGTAGAAGAGGCAAACCGAAGAATTAGAGAGAACGATCTCAAATATAAACGCCTGATTACTACGTCTGGACAGGGGATTCTGGTACACAGAAACTTCAAACCCCTGATGGTTAACCAGGCTTGGGTAGACCTCATGCATGCACCATCTATCGATTACGTTATAAACAATGTAAATGTATTCGATTTTATACCTGACGACGCCCGTGAACTCGCCCTAACGAGGTATGACGATATTATCCGGGGAAAAGTGGAAGGGTTTCATCACATAACAGAAAATACCTGTTTCGATGGTAAGCAAAGATATTTTAACGTCTACGATAATCTGATCGACTGGGATGGTGAGCCGGCCATTCAGGCAGTCATTGAAGATGTAACAGAAAAAGTGAAATTAGAGCAGGAGCTGGAATACAAAGCCACTCATGATCAGCTAACTGACCTACTCAACAGAGAAGCCATTTTTAAGTGGCTCAACGACTCTCAGAGCACCAAGGGTGCCCTTGCCTGCCTGCTAATCGATATTGATGACTTTAAGTCTGTAAATGACAGCTATGGCCATTTCAGCGGAGATATGATTATTCAGAGCATCGCCGGGCAGTGCCGTGATTTTGTTGGCGAGAACGGCGTTGTCGGGCGCTGGGGAGGCGAAGAGTTTATCGTCTTTATCCCTGGCATCACTAAAGAAGAAGCCATAGAAAAAGCAGAAGCTCTGCGTAAAAAATGCAAACTGCGCAGCTACGAAGTTGATGGTCACAAGATACGCCGGACTATAAGTGTTGGGGTTGCCCATCAAAACAAACCCAATGAAGATATCATCAAGCGGATCCCCACCAGCGACAAAACGCGGATTAATAAACTGATTCGTAAGGCCGATCAGAAACTCTATGAAGCCAAAGCAAAGGGCAGAAATCGTGTGGAGTGCTAG